The nucleotide window AGCATCTGTCAAACCGAAAACATCAGCTTAAACATTAATGTGCAAGCCAACTAGTTAAAGCTGTAACATGAAAACTAGAAAACCCCAGAAAAGTGACTTGAATTATTTATATGTTAACACAAAGAGGTTGTCATTTGAAACATATACTAATACAACACGAGAATGAGTATGGTATTCCTGAATTTTCTGACGTAAGAAATTGGCAAAGAAGGGTTAATTGGATGGAGAGTGCAGGTGAAACGCAACCAGGACCAGTAGGTTTATTTAATTCTAGTTttcattgtgtgtgtgtgtgtgtggttttttttttaataattttggGTCTTCAGCATGCCCGGATCCAAATAGTAATTTGATACTCAATTTATGAAATCAGTTAGAATTAGAAGGTTACACATTATCTTATTGCTCACCTAAAACAGTACTTTCGTTTATAAGTTAGGAAACATTATACTATCACAAAAAGGCATTTCCAATCTGTAAGTACATAAGCTATTAGTGTTTTTTCATAGTTGAATTGAGATTGATGTAAGCATTGCAACAGGACATTAGGTTAAAAATTGTTATTTAGGCGATATGACCTCCAAGTTCTGCTATTTTCCTTTAATGAGAAAAATGGTTAGTTTTCAAATATTACAAAAACAGAAGATAAGAAATTAATGGAAGCCTAAAGAGTCTATGTTTTCCCAATTTTCGTTTTAAATAATGATTTATATAATTCTCTTAGAgatgtaaaattttgaacaataaaTGTTAATTAACCTCCATAAatcaattttttagtttttttccattttcaaccTGCTGTTTATTTAAATAAGACTTTGTTGCATTCCATGTTCATACAATATTGGTGGCTTGACCCTATAACTGTAAGCATTCTTCTCACAGAAATAGAGTTACTTATTAGTGTCCCTGTCAAAAAAATCTTCTACTTATGGGCACGTACAATTttatgatgataaaaaaaaatgggttATATTCAATATGAGAACCTCTTTCAGTTGCTTCAATTATTAGTTTATTATTCACCAAACATGATCCACATCCCAACTTTTAGGTTTTTCAACATGTAGATTACATTCACGATTGACATGGTACTTAACAGCAGAagagttcaaacttcaaactccTTAGCCGAATAAGGATCCATATATATGCCAAGAAGTTTCCTTGTTTCATCTGTAGGCTACTAGGCTTCATTTAaaaactctccctctctttctcccgcAGGAACCATGCATGCATAATAGtaaaacaaaattatatgaCACTGGACATGTGGATGAACtacaaaaaataatatctgAACTATCACTAAtcaatttgaaatatttgaacCAGATTGTCCTGATGAGATTATATAAGTGCCCCTAAATTCTTGTTTCATTAAGTGCATGTTAGAAGTTATAACAGCACATGCATTGGCCCCTAGAAGAACCTTAAAGTAGAAAGCAAACAATCAGCCAAAAATAATCAACCAAAGCACTGCACCTGCAAGCAAAGCTATGCCAATCCCCACATTCTCTTGCAACCCTGATTGCATGAGAGCCGACAGAAGACTCATGGTTGCTGTGTCTTCCTCTTCCAACTCTGGaacttcatcaagatcctttaacaaaacaataaattaaGAGAAGCTAATCAATGTAGATAAGTATACCAACTATAAATGCTTGACcataaacagaaaatgaaaaaaaatggccTCAGCTAATTTGCAGGGAGATGCACATTgattaaaacatttttcaaaattaacaatcaagaaacagagaaaatatgttgaaaattttacaatataTGGTTGTAAATAAGCCAGGATCTTCATTTTAACAAGCAAAGCAACTTATCTTGTGTGTTAGAAATGGTGAATCCAACCACCATAATCTACGAGAAAAATGCTATTAAAAAGTTAATGCATCAAAACAGTTTGGTGGAGACCTAATACAGAGAAGCCAAACTTGTGATGCAATTATGGAAGAGGAATCAAACACCCCTAAAGCTTTAGTGTCAATTCATTGTTCCAAGAGGAGAATAGCATTATAAAATAGAATCACAGGAACAAAGTTCAGTAAACCTTCACTATTTCTTGAAGAAGAAGCCAACAATGTGTTTCATCTCCTGTCCTAAAGTATCCTACGGCAAGAAGATAAAGCTTCTCCATCTTCTGCAAGAGGCTGCTGGAGCTATCCAAATCGGCTGCAAAAACGTCACAACTATTAATTTTTCGTTTGccgtcttcttttctttttcccttttgtcttttttcctcaaaaaaagaaaaagaaaaaagaaaactaccaTTATAGGTATCCTGAAGAATGTACCATAATAAGGGATATAACTAATGTGTGAGTGTGTCTGAAAGCGATTGAACAGTATGGCCCATATTTCCAGCCTCAAAATCAATCAAATACCGATGTAGTAAAGTCACCTGCTAGAATGCTCATTCCACGTTGGACATCCTTTCTTTGCCTTGAGTGAACAAGAGCCGAACATAACTTGGTTGAGTCCTCGTTGCCATTGGAAGCCTCTCTTTCACAAGACTACATATCATTATATCAAATGCAAATGAATAGTAtgccaaagaaagaaggaaaagaattgGTCACATTTGGTTTTACGAaaggagcaagagagagagagagagagagagagagagagaatacacgTTGCAAATGATTGAAGCAGAACATCTCGTTTCATTTGCATAGTTGACAAACAAGAGAAGTGGGGATCGGGAAAAGGAAATCATATGATTGAGAACGAGACAGAAGTACTTACTGCAATGTCGCCGGCTTCCGTCCATGGAAGCGTGTCGTCATCTTCTCCGAAGATGCATCGTTGCAGTCTGCTGGCAAGCCGGGGGATGGGTCCCCGAGATGCAGGTGTATGAGAGAGACGAAAGCTTTCCTTCCTCCTcactcctcctccgcctccacctcctgcGCTCTTCAATGAAACATTAGCCATTGCACCTCCTCCTCCGCTTGTTCCTCCTTGTTGATTGGTTGTTCCTCCTCACTCCTCCTCTATCTCCTGTGGTCTTCAATGGAAGATTAGCCAtggctcctcctcctcctctctcctcCCCCTGTTCCTCCTCGTTGCTTGGTTGTTCCATCACCGGGGAGAAAGAACCGGCTTTCGCGTACGTGTCAGACAGGCCGGGCTGAGAGGTGCATGCTTTTTGTGCATCGTCTCGAACAATTCGGATACATTTTCCACCAAGAAATACATAGATGGACCGGCTTTCTTTCAATTAAGTAAATGGTATCGGGTTCAAATGAAATTTGTTAGAGCCCCGCTGAAGCGGAATTTGACAAAACCAAACTCGCAAGGACAAGCTTCTCCTTGTTAAGTCCCATACTTTTCTGCTGCAAGTATTATCCAGATGGGTGTGAACTCCAGACAATGATATGTCACTTAAAACTTGCTGTATTTATTATATTTGGCCAGAATTCAACTTTATgagcaaaaaatatatataaattgaagtCAGTCGGCCAACCTCTCTTATTGAtgtgatttttttagttttataatCTTAAAAATAGTCGTAAATAATGCATTCCGTGGCTAGAAACCATGTCAAATGATTTGTTGTTGTAGGATGCATAATTTGCGACACTTTTTAGTATCATAAGTTTTGTACAGTATAGTCATCCAGACTTTCAATCAATCAATTACGGGTTGCCGGTCCAATGGTTCGGGCAATGTGCAATGAGAGGCCACAGCATTTCTCCATCTAAACCGAGATAGATAAATCCAATGATCTTTTTGAAATACTTCAACTTCTCCCACATGCAAATCCTGTGTGTAGCATGGGTATGGGTCGAGCCGCCGGTGGATACCTGGTATTCGGTCTGACTCGGGCCCAAGCTTGACTCGGGCTCAAAAAAAAGGGCACCGGCCGGCTTGAAATATTATCAAATCGGTCCGAGTGGGCCTGATAATAGttttgtaatatatattttattatttatatgtataattataatattttattatgatttttaatatttatatattattttatattaaaaatatatagtttataATTTAATTGGGCCAAATCTGGGTTTCTAGTGTCAGACAAACTCAAGTTTTGGGTATCAGGCCAGCCCGAGCACGACTTTTTATCTGGCCTGCCCATACTTACTTATGTGTCAAAGGCCAAAAACATCAATACTAATTGAGGAACCCAGCTTGGGTTTTATTGTCGGTAGGTATCcgtataatatattattttacttaAAATATGGACAGACTGATTAGTAGTAAAACAAatttactttaaaatttttaaaataaatgtgtCTTGCTGTTCCAATAAGAAAAGGCCTCTAATTGTTTTCAAGTGGATAAACAGGAACCTAATGCTAACAAGGAGAATTCATGcaaattctttttttcaaatattttagcaAGCAAACATATTTTCTCAAACGTTCGTGTCTTCAAAATATTAGACACGAACTAACCACAAGGAAGCATCATTGtaataaataaactaaaccaAGACAATAAAGTCAAGACTTCATGTGGAAGGGAAAGAACATATAAGTTGTCAACTTTCCAAATTTTCAACACTATGTCGACCCGTCTTGCGTCATTGAATCATCTCGACAGTGTGATAGCAATGTTATCAACCACTTTATTAGCGATGACATGAAAAGCAAGGGTGGAAgaactagatttttttttttgatggatttttttaattgacCATGAATcgttaaatatatagttaacaaatttttaattgaccGTGAAGCAGCGGCCCGAATCTATGGGGCCATGCCCCATAAGAGACCTCACCTGTCTCTGCCTTTGATGAAAATGGTGGATGGAGATGAAAACTTAGAAAGTTATAAGTACATTGGTTTATTCTAGCTTGCATGAAATAATATAAAGGCAAACTTATCTTGTTATTGCGAGAAGGCAAACTTATCTTATTATTGCTAGAAGTTAAGATTAATGTACTAGTTCATTATCAAAATTACACATGGGTGATAAAACTATTTAATAGCAGTTTTCATTGTAACATCATTTCTAAATATATGTGCACATGTATGCAATCCTTTTTATCTATTGCACACGACAAATCTTTGCATATATGTATCAGCTATGTTCATGATATTATTGTGATTTGAGGTTCCACTTCAAGTATTTTGAAACTGATTACTACTTTTAGCTCTGACTTTGctattaatattttgaaaagatcCATTATTACTTGGGTATCAAAGTAACTACAAGGAATTATTTTCTcacgacacacacacacatatatatataatatatatattatatatatataaaatatattatatatattatatatatatataagggctAAGGGCATTTCTACCCCATGTCATCAACTCTCGCTTTTAACGGTAAATTCTGAATTAGAATATTTCTACTATCATACTCTTTATATGAGTAGCTCCAACTGATCGCCGTGTTTATATTGTATCACAATGACTAGGACAAACATTTCATTTTTGGTTAATAAAGTTCGTCAATATATTCATCAACCCATACTGGCACTTAGTTGAGTGCAGTAAAATGAATTATAAAATATCTCAAACAAGCTATAGACTAtggttttcttctcttcttaaATCCTCAATGAAAATTGTCTATAGGAGGATATCGTTTTTTGCTGGACTCAGAGGCacagccaaaatttttttactatGAACATTAAATATATAGGTAACAAATATTCAGTTGGCCTAGAGCAGTGGCTCGGGTCTCGTGGGGTTGAATCATataattgaatccaaatctattTATATCCAATAATTAAAATCATGGTTTTAGGGTAAGCTCCCTGAAGCATATGACCTATGCAGCCCTAACTCGATTTAACTTTGTTCATTAgagttcaaagaaacaaagagtTGTTTCAAGTTCTAGTATTGAAGTTGAATATCAGGCCATTGCTGATACCACAATTTAAATAACATGGTTTAGTTTCATTCTGAAAGGATTGGTATTAAACAAAATCACAAGCTCATGGTACGGTGTGATAATGTTGGAACATCCGGTTTCTCATGAGTAAGCAACACGTAGAAATCGATGCTTGgcaaaaaattaccaaaaagaGATGAGAATCCAACATACATACAAGATCataagctctttttttttttttttttcttggacaAGCTATTTAAAATTTAGTCAAGCtcaatgttataaaaaataCCATAGAATGAGAGGAATGTTATAATGATAATCTTGATaggagaaagaaattgaagcacCATTATAAAGAGCCAACCCACCATGTGTCTCGTTGTATTGGTGGTCTTCTTGGTATAAGAGAGGAGTTAACAAGCTATGTAGTCCGGGCTACAAAATTTTGGCTAAGGGCCAATAGGtactaaattttaaaattttaagggtCACTACACTAAAAAAAACCCTAGGCACTACCGATGGTCAGAGCATGTTAGTGAAACATGACAACACGTTGGTAAAGGTTTTATTGACGTTTTCTTTCATCGTGGGTGAAGATAATGTTGGTAAAAATCATTACCGACACAAGGGTCAGCGCGTTGGTGAATGGATCCATCACCAACATGCACGACATGTAGGTAAAAATGACGATTACCTACGTCCAAGCGTGTCAGTAATAGTCAATATCTTGTGACATCTCAGCAAACATTGGTAAAACTTTAAAACTTTATACCGACAGTTGTCCTAGACGTCGGTAAACTTTCACCAACGTCCACTAAACATCGCTCCTAATTGTTATCGACACAAATTTGTGCGTCAATGaaagttattgtttttttttctaatccgCATAGgacatattttttatgaaaatcgaAAATACCTATACAAGATACCTGcttatatttttcatgtatcATATGAACAAATATTTCAATTAAATGTTTATAAAccaaacatatatgtataactGAATAATTTGAGTCTGAAATTAGTGGAATTGCTGCTAACATTGAGGAAACTGAGACTCAAGTGCACAAACTTTATCTTTCAGTAATGTCTTCTTGCAAGGTATGTATGATGCTTGAATTGAAGTTCAAATCGAAGCGAGAAGGACAAACACCTAGCTCCATCATCTGTACTCTGTCATGTCTCTCCTATCCCATCACCCTAGAATAGATATCATTACTTTTCGATGTATCTTGCAGCCCTTCAAACACTGTTTAGAGTTGTTCCTTTAGTTGATCCTAcaatatatgaacatatataatgaaaaatgcAATTATTTGAGTATATGATAACATATATACTGTTGAGATAGATGAATGTAATTGTTCGAGTGAGACTTACAATCACAACATTGGCTTCAGGGTTGGAGTAGTTCGAGTTTTTATTGGTCCTAGTAGCAATGAACAACTCGGCACATGATGGCTGCTCGGAACTTTTCCCAAACACTTGATGGGTGGTTAAAAATGGTAATGATCGGAAACATTCAAAAGCACATTCGAATGACAACCAATCAAACTAATATTTTGGAAACAAGTATATGTGTAGTTGAACAAGACATGGTAAAAAAATTGGCACCAGAATATACTGGAACTGGGTAAAGATAAACACTGGAGAAAAATTGAGGGTTTTGTATTTGTGTTGGGattttatataattaatatataaaattaaaggTACTAAGCTCAACAAACATTCTTACAAAGTTTCATGAAAATAGTCAAtaggaagaagagggaaaagaaaaggaaagaaagacgaataagaaaggagaagaagggctCATGCAAATAATAAGTCAAAGAAGACTTTACCGACAAATATAATGGATTGATAAAATCATACTTAAAAACATTGATGATATTCATGCGGTAACTTTTATCGACATCTGGAGTCAATACATCGATGAAAGTAGAGTTTT belongs to Nymphaea colorata isolate Beijing-Zhang1983 chromosome 13, ASM883128v2, whole genome shotgun sequence and includes:
- the LOC116267183 gene encoding uncharacterized protein LOC116267183, with translation MANVSLKSAGGGGGGGVRRKESFRLSHTPASRGPIPRLASRLQRCIFGEDDDTLPWTEAGDIASCEREASNGNEDSTKLCSALVHSRQRKDVQRGMSILAADLDSSSSLLQKMEKLYLLAVGYFRTGDETHCWLLLQEIVKDLDEVPELEEEDTATMSLLSALMQSGLQENVGIGIALLADALKDCSSRLKRTRVLCLLALEYRRQGRYSKSHYFIEQASKELPLLKKVFHLEDVAYHRMMKGDQIIKGFAAIAAMLFAGGCFILGIKKFSRLDRRGK